The following is a genomic window from Rutidosis leptorrhynchoides isolate AG116_Rl617_1_P2 chromosome 8, CSIRO_AGI_Rlap_v1, whole genome shotgun sequence.
GGTTCTATAACAACTTATGAGCGGTCAAAGTGCGTTTAATggtcaaaatcaacgaaaaacggCAAAACTGAAGGTCTTCGAGAcagaattttgaaatttttttgggacaaaccgccttcgtAGCTACGGGCGCTAAACATATGGTCTAATTGAAAGCTCATCAATTTTTTTTCACATTTGTTGATCTGTAGTTTAGATATCTGAATAGAAGTTGTATACTTTCTGACAGCCATGGGCTTTGTGAATAGTGGGTTCGAAGTGGGACCTACTTTCATCGACAACTCTTCTCAAGGTATCTTACTCGAACCCGGTTCAGATGAAGATCCATTCAATCCATACCAGTCAGCCCAATCTCCACTACAAGAGTGGACCATTTTAGGTATGGTCAAGTACATCGACTCAAAACACTATGCAGTCCCACGAGGACGTGCAGCTATTGAGCTGGTATCTGGTAGTCCATCAGGGATCGTATATAATACACAATTTTTGAAACAAGGGAAGGTTATTATAGACTTTTTCATGGGTGATGCTAACGACTCGTGTGTGGGAGACTTTATGGTGTTTCTTCAAGTTAAAAACATGATATGGAACTTTACAATGAGGAGCATAGGTATTGGATCAAGTGAGAAACATTCTGTAACGTTCAACGCAAAATTCAGCAACAACGAATGGATTCCTATAAGCTTTTATAGCTTTAATGAGACTCGAACTAGTAACCACCAAGTGTTATGTGGACCTATGATTGACAGCCCGACTATTCAATTTTCTAGTGGGTTACGTTCGAAGAAACTACATCACATATGGTTGGTTTTTAGCCTTGTTTTCGTAGCGGTATTTATAATTTTCATATGAATTTTAGTTACTTACGGATCAAGTTAATATTCAATCCTTTATATTGAAGCTTTTATGCTAATGGCTATTGTATGGCTTTGAACATTTAAAATAATATTGAATTTGTTCTAATATTTTGGCAAATATTTGTGCAAAAAAGTATCATAGGCTAAATCGACTCACAGGCTAAAATGTTTCATCGTTGCTTACTTTAAAGACGTATTTGAGATGGCTCCTTAAACGGATACAGTAGTAAATAGTACATACAGTAGTAAGTTAAAAAGAATAGACTAAATCAATTTTGTTCCAAACAAAACCAGTTACATATTACATATTTGTCATCAGGCACGGAGCTTGAAATTTCATATTACAGGGGCTGAAAAAAATCAACTAAAACATGTAGTttcaaatataaaaataaaacctcAGCATAGTGGACTGGTGGGTCAAAATTTCTTAAAGCCCAAAATTTCTTGAAGTCTTAAAACAAATTACAAAAGTGACGGTTGTGTATTCAGGGGGCCCAAGGTTTAATTTTTACATATAGTCCTCATAAAATACGAAAAATTACTAATAAGTACAAAAGTTTTTGgggtgcccccccccccccccaaaaaaagtAACCTCCGTCCTTGTTtgtcataatactaatactaaatactaatccatctatctatctatctatatctatatctatctatatagtcatataaaactctaaaatgatgatgttatcattaagataattaacttttaattttcataatgatgatgtcataattatatattaatttaattaaaaaaataatacgaaatcttttataaaaggaaatactaatatctcataaattgtaattttaattttctaaaaaaatttaaaagacatttattattactaataattattattatttttattattaaaaatataaatactcaactttgaacgaactttattattattatttacttttgatataataattataattataattataattattatattattaatattaatattcaaatatgaattctttttacgaaattaattacgttacatatatatGCGAAAAtatatgtctctatatatttgtaaaaacaactacaagtttcttagtcaaacgggtcattaaaataaataaatttagcatttacattcatttaatacctaaaacatatcattaaattgtttcgtttaaacaaacccgtgattttacGGATTATttcactactaatgataataaatcccAACGTAAACTAACTGCTAGTAATAGAAACTACTACAAACCAAAAATTGCAACCTGTACTTGTAAGTTTGTAACTAACCAACTCATGTCTCTTTGACTTGGCAATAATCATTATTTGGGCTGGTGCGAACTGGGCCTACACTGTCTTGTTATCCATAATAATGACAGTACCCATGTATGTAGTTGCTTTTGGTCCTTTTGAGTCAGTAAAATATATCGATGATAAAATTAATGAAAAAATCTGGACGTTTAGGCTACTTTATTCGGACTTGCAATTGATTATTTGCATTTTAATAATAACTACCGTACTAACTTTTTAAATAGATTTGCTCTCAATGTATCATAAATTTTTACTAATACAAAAAGTTGACCAATATTTTGGCACTTTTCGGGGGGTTTTAGTCACGTTTTTCATTGTACATTTTGACTTTGAAATGTTCAAAAACGTTCATATCAATCAAACCGAGTGCAGTGATCCTACACGTTACCATCAAATAAATTCTCTTAATTCCCTTGTAATCTATTGATTAATTTCACATTTTTCACATATAACATACCAGTTGACCTTTGACGTCAATCTTATAGATCACACCCATTGACTTTGTGCAAATGTCCAATACAATATTCATTTTCAGCCATAAATGTTTTCATCTAATTAAGTGATCGACTTCACATATAACATGTCACAAGTTGACCTTTGACATCAATCTAAACTGGCGTCCATCATTACCTCGAAATCTTGTtaacagtggcggaacttgaaattTTTTATCCAGAGGCGAGATTGATATGAACGGAAAAAATACAAAAAGTTACATATAGCAATAGTAATTTACAAATACAAAAATAAGAAATAACAAGTAGTGTCAAGTAGCATTAACATTTACATATAGCAATAGTAATTAAGGGCGAACTAAACTAGCTGTACAAATGTATTAGATGATAGCAACTGAAGATAAAGGAAATTAAGAAAGTTAAATGCCCTAGAGCTAGATTTTTAATCAAATACACATTCAGGAAGATTCAACAACCTTATACAAATAAAGAAAATTATATGCCCTAGACATTTAATTAAATCAATGAAAGTATGAAAATTAAGGCATTAAGTATCTGATCAGTTGCAAAATGGATTTCATTACGTACACATAAAGCCTAAATTGAATACCATTATAGAAATTAAGAAAAATACCTTAAACAACAAGTAAGTTCGTGTAATTTCATATGCAGAATTGAAACTAGTTTGTGGTTTGCTAGGAATCGTATTCGTGAAGATTAAATAACGGCATCCGTTCACTCATTTAGGTAATGGGCTGTTTTGGATTTATTTATTTAAAGGCTTTATGTTTAATTTTTTAGTGGGCTAAATCTATATAATTATTTTTAGTCTTTTTGGGGTGGGGCaataaaatagaaaaataataCACTAAAGCCCAATACATGTAAAATTCAAGGTTACAAGCTAGAAGCCAGCAGGGGCAAATGCCCATTCCTGTCTTAAGCATCTTCCGCCACTGCTTGTTAACCTCTTGCCATAATTTGTTATTCTGttaatgtatatatacacatacacactcCTTCTTATTCATTGTAAACTCAACTATGATCTCATTCGCTCGGCTTTGATTGTGTTCGTTGTTCAGTTATCCGTGTTCGCTCTGTCGGTGTCATCTAAAGGTATGATCACAGATCATGATTTCATGCGTATATTACAAAGGTtgcttatataatatattattgatTGAAGATTGATTGTTTATTTATTaatgattttttttcttttctttttatcaaACTGAAGGATTCTCTACTCAACCAATTCCACTCCAGAATCCAAGTTTCGAAACTCGACCGACAAATTTGACCATGAATACGACCTCCCAATTTGTACTCCTGGATAACAAAGTGAATGTTATTCCTGGTTGGACATTTAAAGGTACAGTTTGGTACGTGACAGCAGGTGGAAACATTTCTTTGCCAGGAAATGGGCATGGGGTCCAATTGGGTCCGAACGGTATGATCAACCAAACATATAAATCCGATGGAAGTTACGATTATGTCGTTACATTCACACTTGCACCAAGTAGTATAGAGTGTGCAAACAGCTCTACGGCTGTAAATGTTTCCGGTCATAGCTCATCCAAAATATTCTACTTTAGAGAATCACTGGGGACTGAAATGTGGCAAACTTATGCTTATTCAACATGGGGCGGCGAATTACGAGATGGTCTTATGGGAATACAAATTCAAAGTATCGCGAGTAGTTCAACTTGTTGGCCTATCGTCGACACTGTTTTAATCACCGGGATTCCGGCACAAATTATCTATGGAGGTTTGTCTTTATCTGTATACCATACTTTTGACTAATGATCTTGAGATAAAATAATAAACTAATCATATATCTCAAAGTTTCAAATAAAAATCATGGAACTGTATAAAATATTAGTTAGTCACTACTTTAAGCTTATAACTGACTCACACTTATTTTCTCAATCTGACGTGGACAGTCAAACGGATTGCTACATATATATaggatttttttttatctttaaatTACATTTGTTAATATGTATTTTAGATATTTGATCAAAAGTTTAATACTTTTTGACAGACAATGGATTTGCTAATAGTGGGTTCGAAGTTGGACCTACTTTTATAGCCAACTCTTCGCAAGGTATCTTACTCGAGGCTGGAGCTCGTTTGGGACAATCTCCATTACAAGAATGGACCATTTTGGATGTAGTAAAATACGTCGACTCAAAACACTATGCGGTCCCACAAGGACGTGCAGCTGTTGAGCTGGTATCTGGTAGTCCATCGGGGATCGTATATAATACAGTATTTTTGAACCATGGTAAAGTTACTATAAACTTTATCATGGGTGATGCTAATGACTTGTGTGTGGGAGATTTTACGGTGTCTCTACAAGTTAAAAACATGATATGGAACTTTACGATGAAGAGCATAGGTGTTGGGTCAAGTGAAAAACATTCTGTAACATTCAACGCGAAGCTTGGCAACACTGAATTGATTCCTATAAGCTTTTCTAGCTATAGTGAGATTCGAACTAGTGACCACCAGGTGTTATGTGGACCTGTGATTGATAGCCCGACTTTTCAATTTTCTAGTGGGTTACGCTCGAAGAAACTACAACATGGATGGTTGGTTTGTAGCCTAGTTTTCATAACTTTTAGTTATTTACGGATAGAGTCGTTACTGTAAGTTTATGTTTATAAGTTTTGTAGGTTAATGCCTATTGAATCTTCCGTTGCcagataataaaaatattgattttggTCTACATAACTAAGTGCAATAAAAGAGTATATACTAATATAGTAATATGTGAGTTATTCGGTAAATATATGTCACACTTTTTTAGGGGAGGCTCGGAGTGGGAATAAGGTGATCGACTGCTCGGGACACAGGGTTTTTAGGGgctcaattatatattatatatactagtgaaatgacccgtgaaatcacgggtttgtttaaacgaaataatttaataatatgttttaagtattaagtgaatgtaaataatAAAGTAATTTAGTTTAATGACATGTGAAATCACGAATTCCGACCATTACCCACTTTTATCTTTAACACGAAgtacttttatcatgtcatttacaCAATTTTTCAAAGTTACTGTTGCTTACATCCAATAGCCCGAGTGCAACCCTTGAAGTTACTATTGCTTTTCATTAGATGCATCTAAGCATACAACACAGAACAATGTCAAATTAATTAAAAACAAATTTATAATAAAGCATAATCTAACCATATAATTATTACCATTAGCACTGTATAAATTTGCAAACTTCCCAAAAATACATCAAAACTAACAACAATCTATATATGCAATATTAAAGTAATTGGGTGAAGATTGCTATAAAACACAATAAACACTTTTTCATGTAAAACATAAGGAAACCATTTGAAAATGCGCAAACCCAAATACATCTATAATAAATTTTGATACCAAGATACCAACACcctaaaagaaagaaaaaaatactcATTCAAACATTTCTTCAAACAACATATATGCAAGAAACAAATACTCATTACTCATaactattaattaaataaatataaattcaaCGTTAGTGCATACCTAGTGGTCATTCATGAAACAACAGAAAACACATCCTCGGTGTCATTCTCCAAATAAATTTATCACAAAAACCCAAATAAACATATTTTTGTGAGGTTAAATGGGTATAACTTACCAGGGTTGACATCAATCAGAGATGTGAAAGAATAAAATAAAGGATGATCATAGCCGTTTCCATAAAATATCACATAAAAAAATAGAATCTAATCTTTATTT
Proteins encoded in this region:
- the LOC139864993 gene encoding protein BIIDXI-like; amino-acid sequence: MNTTSQFVLLDNKVNVIPGWTFKGTVWYVTAGGNISLPGNGHGVQLGPNGMINQTYKSDGSYDYVVTFTLAPSSIECANSSTAVNVSGHSSSKIFYFRESLGTEMWQTYAYSTWGGELRDGLMGIQIQSIASSSTCWPIVDTVLITGIPAQIIYGDNGFANSGFEVGPTFIANSSQGILLEAGARLGQSPLQEWTILDVVKYVDSKHYAVPQGRAAVELVSGSPSGIVYNTVFLNHGKVTINFIMGDANDLCVGDFTVSLQVKNMIWNFTMKSIGVGSSEKHSVTFNAKLGNTELIPISFSSYSEIRTSDHQVLCGPVIDSPTFQFSSGLRSKKLQHGWLVCSLVFITFSYLRIESLL